A single genomic interval of Antechinus flavipes isolate AdamAnt ecotype Samford, QLD, Australia chromosome 1, AdamAnt_v2, whole genome shotgun sequence harbors:
- the LOC127554894 gene encoding uncharacterized protein LOC127554894 — MSQGVVEMKIRKRDREREEGRKKKMEEEMKEEEKEEEEEEEEEEEKKEKKKKKEKEKKEDEDDYTKALRSWDLTSHHLFFISPNLENESKS; from the exons ATGAGCCAAGGAGTAGTAGAGATGAAA ataagaaagagagacagagagagagaagaaggaaggaagaagaagatggaggaggagatgaaggaagaggagaaagaagaggaagaggaggaggaggaagaagaagagaaaaaagagaagaagaaaaagaaagagaaagaaaaaaaggaggatgaAG ATGACTACACTAAGGCCCTAAGAAGTTGGGATTTGACCAGCCACCATCTTTTCTTCATCAGCCCAAACCTTGAAAATGAATCTAAATCATAA